The following are encoded together in the Pseudodesulfovibrio indicus genome:
- a CDS encoding HD-GYP domain-containing protein, whose translation MAQTPDNASLNETYLQISPNILASFPKFRPPVDLYVYDPALGRTGCFHKAGERLSTEGQAEVARFAEGGLLFLLRDDYRIYAEHLSKRLGLLLVEEGFTPQEVAEIFFLAFRDRMEDFLAQPREESFEALRKDASVLAEYLWIDPARVAFLTHTMDREYSLAVHSVNTMLVGLALYLRLTGGKVEKDVLVSLILGLLLHDVGMTMVPKFIRDKEQYLVRRDRESIERHIEAGRNMLRRLKVADPVILECMEQHHERTDGSGYPDRRFVKGISEAGKICAVADSFSAMIGDRPHRSALDAARAAETLAGDSRKYDPKLTALLAVVMRESATA comes from the coding sequence ATGGCGCAGACCCCCGACAACGCTTCCCTGAACGAGACCTACCTCCAGATCAGTCCGAACATCCTGGCCAGCTTTCCCAAGTTCCGCCCGCCCGTCGACCTGTACGTGTACGACCCGGCGCTGGGCCGGACCGGCTGCTTCCACAAGGCCGGGGAACGGCTGTCCACCGAGGGGCAGGCCGAGGTGGCCCGGTTCGCCGAGGGGGGGCTGCTCTTTCTGCTGCGCGACGACTACCGCATCTATGCCGAGCACCTGAGCAAGCGGCTCGGCCTGCTGCTGGTGGAGGAGGGGTTCACCCCCCAGGAGGTGGCGGAGATATTCTTCCTCGCCTTCCGCGACCGCATGGAGGATTTCCTGGCCCAGCCGCGCGAGGAGTCTTTCGAGGCCTTGCGAAAGGACGCCTCCGTCCTGGCCGAGTACCTGTGGATCGACCCCGCTCGGGTGGCCTTCCTGACCCACACCATGGACCGCGAGTACAGCCTCGCCGTACACTCGGTCAACACCATGCTGGTGGGGCTGGCTCTCTACCTGCGGCTGACCGGGGGCAAGGTCGAGAAGGACGTGCTGGTCAGCCTGATCCTGGGGCTTCTGCTCCACGACGTGGGCATGACCATGGTCCCGAAGTTCATCCGGGACAAGGAACAGTACCTGGTGCGCCGGGACCGGGAGTCCATCGAGCGGCACATCGAGGCCGGGCGGAACATGCTCCGGCGGCTCAAGGTCGCGGACCCGGTGATCTTGGAATGCATGGAGCAGCACCACGAACGGACGGACGGCTCCGGCTATCCGGACCGGCGGTTCGTGAAGGGGATTTCCGAGGCCGGGAAGATCTGCGCGGTGGCGGACTCGTTTTCGGCCATGATCGGCGACCGGCCGCATCGTTCGGCCCTGGACGCGGCGCGGGCCGCCGAAACCCTGGCCGGGGATTCCCGAAAGTACGACCCGAAGCTGACCGCGCTTCTGGCCGTGGTCATGCGCGAGTCCGCTACAGCCTGA
- a CDS encoding substrate-binding periplasmic protein → MRILLIGILTLLLCFPASAGQRLVFGYGGSSLSLGSLKVLEAAYGRMGIEVAGKKLPAARSLALADKGELDGEVNRIAAIERDYPDLIRVDVPINSVEGVVVTNGRTLENTNLETLRTMRVGIKIGNKYAELLTEGFPELTRMPDENKLMQLLLAGRLDALLVDRPWALTQVRTPDGDRLRINESPLAVIPLYHYLHARHAGLVPGITAELRSMRDSGEIDRIQREQGIR, encoded by the coding sequence ATGCGCATTCTCCTGATCGGCATACTGACCCTGTTGCTCTGCTTTCCGGCTTCGGCGGGGCAGCGGCTCGTCTTCGGCTATGGCGGCAGCTCCCTGTCCCTCGGCTCCCTCAAGGTGCTGGAGGCGGCCTACGGCCGGATGGGCATCGAGGTTGCCGGGAAAAAGCTGCCCGCGGCCCGCTCCCTGGCCCTGGCCGACAAGGGCGAGCTGGACGGCGAGGTCAACCGCATCGCGGCCATCGAGCGCGACTACCCTGATCTGATCCGCGTCGACGTGCCCATCAACTCGGTGGAGGGCGTGGTCGTGACCAATGGCCGGACGCTGGAGAACACGAACCTGGAGACCCTGCGCACCATGCGGGTGGGGATAAAGATAGGCAACAAATACGCTGAATTGCTTACCGAGGGATTCCCGGAGCTGACCCGGATGCCCGACGAGAACAAGCTCATGCAGCTTCTCCTGGCCGGGCGGCTGGACGCCCTGCTGGTGGACCGGCCCTGGGCCCTGACCCAGGTCCGCACCCCGGACGGCGACCGCCTGCGCATCAACGAGTCGCCCCTGGCGGTCATCCCCCTGTACCATTACCTGCACGCCCGCCACGCGGGGCTGGTCCCCGGCATCACGGCGGAACTCCGGTCCATGCGGGACTCCGGCGAGATCGACCGCATCCAGAGGGAGCAGGGGATACGCTGA
- a CDS encoding GNAT family N-acetyltransferase, protein MSDNISISFERDGVDWTRAAEIFEKAPLGTREPDTLRRTFENSDLNCFAWDGDALVGIARALSDGLVQSVIYDLCMLPEYQGKGLGTRMMQGMMERLNTANVVLWAVPGKEGFYARFGFRPMLTAMALVEDPARTASQGYIRL, encoded by the coding sequence ATGAGCGACAACATCAGCATCAGCTTCGAGCGCGACGGCGTGGACTGGACAAGGGCGGCGGAAATCTTCGAGAAGGCCCCGCTCGGCACCCGCGAGCCGGACACATTGCGCCGGACCTTCGAGAACAGCGACCTGAACTGCTTCGCCTGGGACGGGGACGCGCTGGTGGGCATCGCCCGCGCCCTGAGCGACGGGCTGGTGCAGTCCGTGATCTACGACCTGTGCATGCTCCCGGAGTACCAGGGCAAGGGGCTCGGCACCCGGATGATGCAGGGCATGATGGAACGGCTGAACACCGCCAATGTGGTGCTCTGGGCCGTGCCGGGCAAGGAGGGGTTCTACGCCCGCTTCGGGTTCCGGCCCATGCTCACGGCCATGGCCCTGGTCGAAGACCCGGCCCGAACCGCGTCCCAGGGGTACATCAGGCTGTAG
- a CDS encoding tetratricopeptide repeat protein, giving the protein MLLVALTLTLAGCATVMGPYYLEQEQYEEGISVLGERLKENPDDASSSYYVGRYHLALNQPSEALPFLETAARLEPDNADYAFWTGVAYWALLDFDRERAAYLRAVSLDPNHISAHLYLGHGYMDHEQWGKAIEEYDTVLKLDKYNPEALYNRARALAALGKTKDEIAAWKKFLEFYPDGSMAMTATEQLNLQGDFTYRNHIIGGRNVTLRSAAFKPGTSELEKDSKPSLQVLTAMMQVNKKLRLHIVAYVKGDKSLARARAEAVRETMLNGVRDVDPQRLPLSWFGDAETVNAGGKQFPLDESVTFITDLR; this is encoded by the coding sequence ATGTTGCTGGTCGCATTGACACTGACTTTGGCCGGTTGCGCCACGGTCATGGGGCCGTACTACCTGGAACAGGAACAGTACGAGGAAGGCATTTCAGTCCTGGGCGAGAGGCTGAAGGAGAACCCGGACGACGCGTCGTCGTCCTACTATGTGGGCCGGTATCACCTGGCCCTGAACCAGCCCTCGGAAGCGCTGCCCTTCCTCGAGACGGCGGCCCGGCTGGAGCCGGACAACGCGGATTACGCGTTCTGGACCGGAGTGGCCTACTGGGCGCTCCTGGACTTCGACCGGGAACGGGCGGCCTACCTGAGGGCCGTGAGCCTCGACCCGAACCATATTTCGGCCCACCTCTACCTCGGCCATGGCTACATGGACCACGAGCAATGGGGCAAGGCCATCGAAGAGTACGACACGGTCCTGAAACTGGACAAGTACAACCCCGAGGCGCTGTACAACAGGGCGAGAGCCCTGGCCGCCCTCGGCAAGACAAAGGATGAGATAGCGGCCTGGAAAAAGTTCCTTGAGTTTTATCCCGACGGGAGCATGGCCATGACGGCCACGGAGCAACTCAATCTGCAAGGGGACTTCACCTACCGCAATCACATAATCGGGGGACGAAACGTCACGCTGCGAAGCGCGGCCTTCAAACCCGGGACCAGCGAACTGGAGAAGGACAGCAAGCCATCGTTGCAGGTCTTGACGGCAATGATGCAGGTCAACAAGAAGCTGCGGCTGCACATCGTCGCCTACGTCAAGGGCGACAAGTCCCTGGCCAGGGCCAGGGCCGAGGCGGTTCGCGAGACCATGCTGAACGGTGTCCGGGACGTTGATCCGCAAAGGCTGCCTCTGAGTTGGTTCGGAGATGCCGAGACGGTAAACGCAGGCGGGAAGCAGTTCCCCCTGGACGAATCGGTGACCTTCATAACCGACCTACGGTAA
- a CDS encoding acyl-[acyl-carrier-protein] thioesterase, with the protein MTTKSDLTFEHGYDIRSYEPRLDGRVSISALCNQLQDIASRHADALGFGFHDLEQSGHFWILARLHIMVDRLPGFGERTAIVTWPSGNERLVALRDFLISDRDGVMGRATTSWVTMNVKTHRPDPPETVLNERFIPERDRALVFPSKAVTRLKEGEFRAGIVARRADADVNGHVNNVNYLDYCLEAVPEEWMAGRSCVGVDIQYRTESFAGDRLTAACAPAEPDNGLDTLLHGLTRDQDSKEVVRMRSWWTRP; encoded by the coding sequence ATGACAACCAAATCCGATCTGACCTTCGAACACGGCTACGACATCCGCTCCTACGAACCGCGCCTGGACGGGCGGGTTTCCATCTCCGCCCTCTGCAACCAGTTGCAGGACATAGCCTCGCGCCACGCCGACGCCCTGGGGTTCGGCTTTCACGACCTGGAGCAGTCCGGCCACTTCTGGATACTCGCCCGGCTGCACATCATGGTCGACCGGCTGCCCGGCTTCGGGGAGCGGACCGCCATCGTGACCTGGCCCTCGGGCAACGAGCGGCTGGTGGCCCTGCGCGACTTCCTGATCAGCGACCGGGACGGCGTCATGGGGCGCGCCACCACCTCCTGGGTGACCATGAACGTCAAGACCCACCGCCCGGACCCGCCCGAGACAGTGCTCAACGAGCGGTTCATCCCGGAGCGCGACCGCGCCCTGGTCTTCCCGTCCAAGGCCGTGACCCGGCTCAAGGAAGGCGAGTTCCGGGCCGGGATCGTCGCCCGCCGGGCTGACGCGGACGTCAACGGCCACGTCAACAACGTGAACTATCTGGATTACTGCCTCGAGGCAGTGCCCGAGGAGTGGATGGCCGGGCGTTCCTGCGTGGGCGTGGACATCCAGTACCGGACCGAATCCTTTGCCGGGGACCGGCTCACCGCCGCCTGCGCGCCCGCCGAGCCGGACAACGGGCTGGACACCCTGCTCCACGGGCTGACCCGTGACCAGGACTCCAAGGAAGTGGTGCGCATGCGCTCCTGGTGGACCCGGCCATGA
- a CDS encoding helix-turn-helix domain-containing protein translates to MLAIFRKLSVWAILALLTMALAAPAAMAQTEDPPADPGVTEEAAPAETPEDEAPAFANPTQAAKAAALAEAAAEAAAEANAEALAEAEQAVADAQTAVDTAAAALAAAQEAEDAEAEAQAQADLDAAMSDLEAAQASADQAVSDAASISVDDIASMRADGMGWGEIAQELGVHPSTVGLGHRHQNRTRAEVASRGVGKEKASVAAKAGKATSRNTKAGVSRTPGVSGGKGSKSVGLSRASEKAQTGAKGSKSSNDNSSSGRGNAGNSNAGGNGKSQGKGKGGSNAGGNGKGNGKSK, encoded by the coding sequence ATGTTAGCCATATTTAGGAAATTGAGCGTTTGGGCCATCCTGGCCCTGCTGACCATGGCATTGGCCGCTCCCGCCGCCATGGCCCAGACCGAGGATCCCCCTGCGGACCCCGGCGTGACCGAAGAGGCCGCTCCGGCCGAAACCCCTGAAGACGAAGCCCCGGCTTTCGCCAATCCGACGCAGGCCGCCAAGGCCGCTGCATTGGCCGAGGCCGCCGCCGAGGCTGCCGCCGAAGCCAATGCCGAGGCTCTGGCCGAGGCCGAGCAGGCCGTGGCCGACGCCCAGACCGCCGTGGATACCGCCGCTGCGGCTCTGGCCGCCGCCCAGGAGGCCGAGGACGCCGAAGCCGAGGCCCAGGCCCAGGCCGACCTGGACGCCGCCATGTCCGACCTTGAGGCCGCCCAGGCGAGTGCCGACCAGGCCGTGTCGGACGCCGCTTCCATCTCGGTGGATGACATCGCCTCCATGCGCGCAGACGGCATGGGCTGGGGCGAGATCGCTCAGGAACTGGGCGTGCATCCGTCCACCGTGGGGCTCGGCCACCGCCACCAGAACCGGACCCGCGCCGAGGTCGCCAGCCGGGGCGTGGGCAAGGAGAAGGCCTCAGTGGCCGCCAAGGCGGGCAAGGCCACCAGCCGCAACACCAAGGCCGGCGTGTCCCGGACCCCCGGCGTGTCCGGCGGCAAGGGGTCCAAGTCCGTGGGTCTCTCCCGTGCCTCTGAAAAGGCCCAGACCGGGGCCAAGGGTTCCAAGTCCTCCAACGACAATTCCTCGTCCGGGCGCGGCAACGCCGGCAATTCCAATGCCGGAGGCAACGGCAAGAGCCAGGGCAAGGGCAAGGGCGGTTCCAATGCCGGAGGCAACGGCAAAGGGAACGGCAAGAGCAAGTGA